A single genomic interval of Chitinophaga sp. 180180018-3 harbors:
- a CDS encoding glycosyltransferase family 4 protein — MKILLIHQYFLEEDDPGGSRWNEITKTWTEQGAEVTVLGGMMHYNGAEKRPEYKGKHFVKKQQGNVTVWRCHVSESYNKNFLGRLWGYFSFMFSSLWAGLFKVKGSFDVVIVTSPPLFVGFSGYLLSRLKRMPLVFEVRDLWPESAIDTGVLKNKLVIKLAYWVENFIYRKAALINVLTPAFYNTLRDKKKVPVDKLIFIPNAADFSLSDHLLQSFDREAFRKQHQLDGRFVITYVGAHGVANHLEQLLDAGKALEDTPVLFQLIGQGMEKARLQQLAVDRQVKNVRFLDAVPKQEVFRYILASDMGASVLKKVDTFKTVYSNKTFDYMACKKPILMAIDGVSRELVETAEAGCFVEPENAEAYNTVIREYLRNPARLQQEGENGFRYAKQNFDRQVLALRYLNFIGKKITKEIPVKDALVQEHI, encoded by the coding sequence ATGAAAATTCTACTGATTCACCAGTACTTCCTGGAAGAAGATGATCCGGGAGGTTCAAGATGGAACGAAATCACAAAAACCTGGACGGAGCAGGGCGCGGAAGTAACTGTGCTCGGAGGAATGATGCACTACAATGGTGCCGAGAAAAGGCCGGAGTATAAAGGAAAACACTTTGTAAAAAAACAGCAGGGCAACGTCACCGTATGGCGTTGTCATGTATCGGAATCTTATAACAAAAATTTCCTCGGCAGGCTCTGGGGGTATTTCTCATTTATGTTCTCATCGCTTTGGGCTGGTTTATTCAAGGTGAAGGGCAGTTTCGACGTAGTGATTGTTACATCGCCGCCTTTATTCGTAGGCTTTTCAGGCTATTTACTGTCGCGCCTGAAACGCATGCCGCTGGTGTTTGAAGTGCGGGATCTGTGGCCCGAATCGGCTATCGATACAGGGGTATTAAAAAATAAACTCGTGATTAAGCTGGCTTATTGGGTGGAAAATTTCATCTATCGCAAAGCCGCGCTCATTAACGTGCTGACGCCTGCTTTCTACAATACGCTGAGAGATAAAAAGAAGGTGCCGGTAGATAAGCTCATTTTCATTCCCAATGCAGCAGACTTTTCTTTATCGGATCACCTGCTGCAATCGTTCGATCGTGAAGCCTTCCGCAAACAGCATCAGCTCGATGGCCGTTTTGTCATCACCTATGTAGGTGCACATGGCGTGGCCAATCACCTGGAGCAGCTGCTGGATGCGGGGAAGGCACTGGAGGATACACCTGTATTATTTCAGCTGATAGGACAGGGAATGGAAAAAGCACGCCTGCAACAACTGGCTGTTGACAGGCAGGTGAAGAATGTGCGTTTCCTGGATGCGGTACCCAAGCAGGAAGTATTCCGGTATATCCTGGCTTCTGATATGGGCGCTTCCGTACTCAAGAAAGTGGATACGTTCAAAACAGTGTACTCCAACAAAACTTTCGACTACATGGCCTGCAAGAAACCTATTCTGATGGCGATCGATGGGGTATCGAGAGAACTGGTGGAAACCGCTGAAGCAGGCTGTTTTGTAGAACCTGAAAATGCAGAGGCATATAATACCGTGATCCGGGAATATCTCCGCAATCCTGCACGGTTACAGCAGGAAGGGGAGAATGGTTTCCGTTATGCCAAACAGAATTTCGATCGGCAGGTGTTGGCGCTCCGGTATCTGAATTTTATCGGAAAGAAGATCACTAAAGAAATACCAGTAAAAGATGCATTGGTACAGGAACATATTTAA
- the idi gene encoding isopentenyl-diphosphate Delta-isomerase, with protein MKSPDIILVNEQDEAIGTMEKMEAHEKGLLHRAFSVFIINDAGEILLQRRALEKYHSPGLWTNACCSHPYPDETTEAAAHRRLGEELGFDCPLHEIFSFTYRTEFDNGLTEHEFDHVLLGTYNGDIYPNPSEVCDYHFLKTDRILDLMRREPASFTFWFHQALPLVLQHLKTGTNATEV; from the coding sequence ATGAAATCACCTGACATTATACTAGTGAACGAACAGGACGAAGCTATTGGTACGATGGAAAAGATGGAAGCCCACGAAAAAGGACTGTTACATCGTGCTTTTTCCGTATTTATCATCAATGATGCAGGTGAAATATTGTTACAGCGCAGAGCGTTGGAAAAATACCATTCACCCGGATTGTGGACAAATGCCTGCTGTAGTCATCCGTACCCGGATGAAACTACGGAAGCTGCCGCCCATCGCCGTCTCGGCGAGGAGCTGGGTTTTGATTGTCCCCTTCATGAAATTTTTTCATTCACCTACAGAACGGAATTTGATAATGGTTTAACAGAGCACGAATTTGACCACGTATTGCTGGGTACCTATAACGGTGATATATATCCCAATCCCTCTGAAGTATGTGATTACCATTTTTTAAAGACCGACCGGATACTTGATTTAATGAGAAGAGAGCCCGCGTCATTTACCTTCTGGTTTCATCAGGCATTACCATTGGTACTACAGCACCTGAAAACCGGGACCAATGCCACGGAAGTTTAA
- a CDS encoding CpsB/CapC family capsule biosynthesis tyrosine phosphatase, with the protein MFFFRKRNKNGELPAELLSFLHTDIHSHLLPAIDDGVRDTDTSVNFISRLQHMGVRKIVTTPHIIMDRYPNSAATMAQPYEAVSVALQSNNISIPFHHAAEYYLDEQFVPLLQQPLLTVSGNKVLVEISFVAAPPQLHGWLFDIQAAGYQPIMAHPERYPYYHADIDQYRQLKQLGCQLQVNLLSLTGYYGKQVQLAAEKLLAAGLIDYAGTDLHHERHLQAIAGIASQHKLRKTLEAYPFLNYTL; encoded by the coding sequence ATGTTTTTTTTCCGCAAACGCAATAAGAATGGAGAGTTGCCAGCTGAGCTATTATCATTTCTGCATACAGATATACACTCTCATTTACTGCCGGCCATCGACGATGGCGTGCGGGACACAGATACGTCGGTGAATTTCATCAGCCGGCTGCAGCATATGGGCGTCAGGAAAATAGTGACCACGCCACATATTATCATGGACCGGTATCCTAATTCAGCTGCTACCATGGCGCAGCCTTATGAGGCGGTTTCAGTGGCGTTACAGTCCAATAATATTTCAATACCATTTCACCATGCAGCAGAATATTATCTCGATGAACAATTTGTACCATTGCTGCAACAGCCGCTGTTAACCGTTTCGGGCAACAAAGTTCTTGTGGAGATATCTTTTGTTGCGGCGCCACCGCAGTTACACGGATGGCTGTTTGATATACAGGCCGCAGGCTACCAGCCGATTATGGCACACCCGGAAAGATATCCTTACTATCATGCAGATATAGATCAATACCGCCAGTTAAAGCAATTGGGCTGCCAGCTGCAGGTTAACCTGTTATCCCTCACAGGATATTATGGCAAGCAGGTGCAGCTGGCAGCAGAAAAGCTCCTTGCAGCAGGACTGATCGATTATGCCGGAACGGACCTTCACCACGAGCGGCACCTGCAGGCTATTGCCGGTATCGCATCTCAACACAAACTACGTAAAACACTGGAGGCATACCCTTTCTTGAATTATACCTTATAA
- a CDS encoding sugar transferase, which translates to MHWYRNIFKPLVDVTVALVALLLLSPVLLLLIVLLAIANNGKPFFLQPRPGKDGRIFRVIKFKTMNDRRDAAGQLLSDEVRLTPVGKFVRKTSLDEIPQLINVVKGDMSLIGPRPLLVDYLPLYNEEQRRRHEMRPGITGWAQVNGRNAISWSQKFAYDVWYVDNASLALDIKIVWKTMQKVITSEGINSVGSATMERFMGNGQNG; encoded by the coding sequence ATGCATTGGTACAGGAACATATTTAAACCGCTGGTAGATGTAACGGTAGCCCTGGTAGCGCTGCTGCTTTTATCGCCGGTGCTGCTGCTGTTAATAGTATTGCTGGCTATTGCCAACAATGGCAAACCATTCTTCCTGCAGCCAAGGCCGGGGAAGGATGGCCGCATTTTCCGCGTCATCAAATTCAAAACCATGAACGATCGCAGAGATGCAGCAGGGCAGCTGCTTTCGGATGAAGTAAGGCTCACGCCGGTAGGAAAGTTCGTCCGCAAAACATCGCTCGATGAAATTCCTCAGCTGATCAACGTCGTGAAAGGAGATATGAGCCTGATAGGCCCCCGTCCGTTGCTGGTCGATTATCTGCCGCTATATAATGAAGAGCAACGCAGGCGCCATGAAATGCGCCCCGGCATTACAGGCTGGGCGCAGGTGAATGGCCGGAATGCCATCAGCTGGTCGCAGAAATTTGCTTACGATGTTTGGTATGTAGATAATGCCAGCCTGGCACTCGATATAAAGATTGTATGGAAGACCATGCAGAAAGTTATTACATCAGAAGGTATTAATTCAGTAGGGTCTGCTACCATGGAGCGTTTCATGGGAAACGGACAGAATGGTTAA
- a CDS encoding acetyltransferase codes for MYLIGAGGHAKVIIEILQSKRIAVQGVFDDNPAVKQLWKYPVTPLAGSGEQITSGMIISIGNNAIRKKVAERLHTRFGVAIHEKANLSPTAMVDEGTVVMAGATINADVKIGRHCIVNTNASIDHDCILEDFVHVSPNAALCGNVSIGEGTHIGAGAVIVPGVCIGRWAVIGAGSVVTKNVPDHCVVMGNPAREKIVSQQLN; via the coding sequence ATGTATTTGATCGGAGCAGGCGGACACGCCAAAGTAATCATAGAAATATTGCAGTCGAAACGAATTGCAGTACAAGGGGTATTTGATGATAACCCCGCCGTGAAGCAGCTCTGGAAGTATCCTGTTACCCCTCTTGCTGGTTCAGGAGAGCAGATCACTTCCGGTATGATCATCTCCATCGGCAATAATGCTATCCGGAAAAAAGTTGCGGAGCGCCTGCATACACGCTTCGGCGTGGCCATACACGAAAAGGCCAATTTGTCGCCCACAGCGATGGTCGACGAAGGTACGGTAGTGATGGCTGGCGCCACTATCAACGCAGATGTGAAGATCGGCCGGCACTGTATCGTGAATACCAATGCCTCCATTGATCACGACTGCATACTGGAGGATTTCGTACACGTTTCTCCGAATGCAGCCCTGTGTGGTAACGTAAGCATAGGAGAAGGCACGCATATAGGCGCCGGCGCTGTGATTGTGCCGGGTGTCTGCATCGGCAGGTGGGCCGTAATAGGTGCCGGCTCAGTGGTGACGAAGAATGTGCCGGATCATTGCGTGGTGATGGGAAATCCGGCCCGCGAAAAAATAGTCTCTCAACAATTAAACTGA
- a CDS encoding aminotransferase class I/II-fold pyridoxal phosphate-dependent enzyme, which translates to MNNKMWLSSPHMGNAEFDLIKAAFDSNWIAPLGAHVDAFEEALAAYTGSGYAAALSSGTAALHLALILAGVQPGDEVICQSMTFSASANPIAYLGATPVFVDSERDTWNMDPALLEVAINERIMVGKKPKAIIPVHLYGMPAKMKEIMAVAAKFGIPVIEDAAEALGSLYNKKACGNIGQMGVLSFNGNKIITTSGGGALLGNDPKLIQQARFLATQARDTAPHYQHSHIGYNYRLSNICAAIGCGQMLVLDERVDQRRANFDFYRKHLSHLPGISFQPEPDNCHSNRWLTTLLIDPNVTNGITRETIRLALEKENIESRPLWKPMHLQPVFADAPAYVNGVSEELFNNGLCLPSGSNLTAEDLTRVLTIINRCFEESPVLAENH; encoded by the coding sequence ATGAATAACAAAATGTGGTTGTCGTCTCCGCATATGGGAAACGCAGAATTCGATCTGATCAAAGCTGCGTTCGACAGTAACTGGATTGCTCCGTTGGGAGCACACGTAGATGCTTTCGAAGAAGCACTGGCAGCCTATACGGGCAGCGGATATGCGGCAGCGTTATCTTCCGGAACTGCTGCGCTGCACCTGGCACTGATCCTGGCTGGCGTGCAGCCGGGCGATGAAGTGATCTGCCAGAGCATGACCTTTTCCGCTTCTGCCAACCCTATCGCTTACCTGGGCGCAACGCCTGTTTTCGTGGATAGTGAAAGAGACACCTGGAATATGGACCCCGCATTACTGGAAGTGGCTATCAACGAACGGATCATGGTAGGGAAGAAGCCGAAAGCGATCATTCCGGTTCACTTGTATGGCATGCCCGCGAAGATGAAGGAGATCATGGCAGTGGCAGCAAAATTCGGCATACCTGTTATTGAAGATGCAGCCGAGGCGCTGGGATCTCTGTACAACAAAAAAGCGTGCGGGAATATTGGTCAGATGGGTGTGCTGAGTTTCAACGGAAACAAGATCATTACCACCAGTGGCGGCGGAGCTTTGCTGGGCAATGATCCCAAACTGATACAACAGGCTCGCTTCCTTGCCACACAGGCAAGGGATACAGCGCCTCACTACCAGCACAGCCATATCGGCTATAACTATCGCCTCAGCAATATCTGTGCAGCCATTGGCTGTGGCCAGATGCTGGTGCTGGACGAGCGCGTAGATCAACGGAGAGCTAATTTCGACTTCTATCGCAAACACCTCTCACACCTGCCAGGGATATCTTTTCAGCCGGAGCCCGACAATTGCCACAGCAATCGCTGGCTTACCACCCTGCTCATTGATCCTAATGTTACCAATGGTATAACAAGGGAAACTATCAGGCTGGCGCTGGAGAAAGAAAATATTGAATCAAGACCTTTATGGAAACCGATGCACCTGCAGCCGGTCTTTGCCGATGCACCTGCATATGTGAATGGCGTGTCTGAAGAACTGTTCAATAACGGTCTGTGTTTGCCAAGTGGCTCTAACTTAACCGCTGAAGACCTGACGCGCGTGTTGACTATTATTAACCGTTGTTTCGAGGAAAGTCCGGTGCTGGCGGAGAACCATTAG
- a CDS encoding gliding motility-associated C-terminal domain-containing protein, giving the protein MKSLLYKCLQQWTGVWKYVAAVLVYLLSALHPLTAQDILLKNPSLEGTPGQGKVPPGWRGRGTPDIQPGTLNITQPPSDGATYVGLHSGPNWLESISQEVPLKAGKTYTVAMDLAYAPTYAFLACYASMTIYGGNTPSDTAERLWSTGDFYHTNWARYSFVFRPTRDYKFITFMADPWKPCDKSIYGSALLIDNISGALLETPELAVTVKNTCKGESRGEASVTVNGVTQPYTVQWSPGGETTEHITGLAAGNYEVTVKLPNGTSATKQATVGAWEVKSKVTVTPSACYGQNNNTIELATDGGTAPYRYYFNGSKNAVYTPSFTKLTPGDYSVLVKDEEGCAEPIDHITITEPAPLEITGVRTKDVSCSSTMDGKIRLEIAGGTPPYAFSLDNNGWQADSSWGGLDAGSFHFRVKDAHECPAEGSAVINRNIRECAVFVPTAFTPNNDGQNDLFHAKVHDDVREFRLEVYTRWGQTVFSTTNPEGAWNGDFRGSQLPAGAYVWVLTYIDSKQQARKQTGTVMLIR; this is encoded by the coding sequence ATGAAATCACTGCTGTATAAATGCCTGCAACAATGGACTGGTGTATGGAAGTACGTTGCAGCAGTACTGGTATACTTATTAAGTGCCTTGCATCCCCTTACCGCACAGGATATTTTATTGAAAAACCCATCCCTGGAAGGAACTCCCGGACAAGGGAAAGTTCCACCCGGCTGGAGGGGCAGGGGAACGCCGGATATACAACCCGGTACCCTGAACATCACACAGCCTCCCTCAGACGGTGCCACCTATGTTGGCCTGCACAGCGGCCCTAACTGGCTCGAATCTATCAGCCAGGAGGTGCCGCTGAAAGCAGGTAAAACCTATACCGTTGCTATGGACCTGGCGTATGCGCCTACTTATGCTTTCCTGGCCTGCTATGCCAGCATGACGATATATGGGGGAAACACGCCCAGCGATACGGCGGAGCGGTTGTGGAGCACAGGTGATTTTTACCACACCAATTGGGCCCGTTATTCTTTTGTGTTCAGACCAACCCGCGACTATAAGTTTATTACGTTCATGGCTGATCCGTGGAAGCCCTGCGACAAGAGCATTTATGGATCAGCGCTGCTGATTGATAATATCTCCGGTGCGTTGCTGGAAACGCCCGAACTGGCGGTGACCGTGAAGAATACCTGTAAAGGTGAAAGCAGGGGAGAAGCCAGCGTAACAGTGAATGGCGTCACTCAGCCTTATACGGTGCAATGGAGCCCTGGAGGGGAAACTACGGAACATATTACCGGCCTGGCTGCCGGTAATTACGAGGTTACCGTTAAACTGCCTAATGGTACCAGTGCCACCAAACAGGCCACAGTAGGCGCCTGGGAAGTGAAAAGCAAGGTAACGGTTACGCCTTCTGCCTGCTATGGCCAAAACAACAACACCATCGAACTGGCTACCGATGGGGGAACTGCTCCCTATCGCTACTATTTCAACGGCAGCAAAAATGCAGTATACACGCCTTCTTTCACTAAGCTAACACCGGGTGATTATAGTGTATTGGTAAAAGATGAAGAAGGTTGTGCGGAGCCAATCGATCATATCACAATAACAGAACCCGCACCATTGGAAATCACAGGCGTACGTACAAAGGATGTGAGTTGTTCATCTACTATGGACGGAAAGATCAGGCTTGAAATAGCAGGGGGAACGCCTCCTTATGCGTTTAGTCTTGATAACAATGGATGGCAGGCCGACAGTAGCTGGGGTGGACTCGATGCGGGTTCTTTTCATTTTCGTGTAAAGGATGCACATGAATGTCCGGCTGAAGGGAGTGCAGTGATCAATCGCAATATACGTGAGTGTGCGGTGTTTGTGCCCACTGCTTTTACGCCGAATAATGATGGGCAGAACGATCTGTTCCACGCCAAAGTGCATGATGATGTCAGGGAATTCAGATTGGAAGTATATACCCGCTGGGGACAAACAGTGTTCAGTACCACTAACCCTGAAGGAGCCTGGAACGGGGATTTCCGGGGAAGCCAGCTGCCTGCGGGCGCTTATGTATGGGTGCTCACATATATCGATAGTAAGCAACAGGCACGTAAGCAAACCGGTACGGTGATGCTGATCCGTTAG
- a CDS encoding GAF domain-containing protein → MAEDLHIIKGDKAIQYQSLIPQIKGLLDGEPDLVANMANVAAALKEQFGWLWVGFYIVKGEELVLGPFQGPVACTRIRKGRGVCGTSWAQAATLIVPDVATFPGHIACSSLSQSEIVVPLIYNSEVKAILDVDSEHLAHFDATDQQYLEQIVALIVL, encoded by the coding sequence ATGGCGGAAGACCTGCACATTATCAAAGGAGATAAAGCAATACAATATCAATCACTTATCCCGCAAATAAAGGGTTTGCTGGACGGTGAACCCGATCTGGTGGCCAATATGGCCAATGTGGCGGCTGCATTAAAAGAGCAGTTTGGCTGGCTCTGGGTAGGGTTTTACATAGTGAAAGGAGAAGAACTGGTACTGGGGCCGTTTCAGGGGCCTGTAGCGTGTACCCGTATCCGTAAGGGCAGGGGTGTTTGTGGCACCAGCTGGGCCCAGGCTGCCACATTGATCGTGCCGGATGTAGCAACTTTTCCCGGTCATATCGCCTGCAGCAGTTTATCGCAATCTGAAATAGTAGTACCTCTCATTTATAACAGCGAAGTAAAAGCCATACTGGACGTGGATTCCGAGCACCTCGCTCATTTCGATGCTACTGATCAGCAGTATCTCGAGCAAATTGTGGCACTGATTGTGTTATAG